A single region of the Deltaproteobacteria bacterium genome encodes:
- the nfi gene encoding deoxyribonuclease V produces the protein MRALEPRVAVTAESVAEARALQEQLRSRVVARDAFPRRVRFVAGTDVSFDRFAPTLFAAVVVLDARTLAVVDAACAEVPASFPYVPGFLSFRELPPLLAAFAKLRVAPDLVVCDGHGRAHPRRFGLACHLGVALDLPTLGCAKSVLTGEHAEPARERGSFAPLRDGGRTLGSALRTRDGVAPVYVSVGHRVSLATARRWLLRLAPTHRLSEPIRAAHEASNRARRGGVA, from the coding sequence ATGCGCGCGCTCGAGCCCCGCGTTGCCGTCACCGCCGAAAGCGTCGCCGAGGCCCGCGCGCTGCAGGAGCAACTGCGTTCCCGCGTAGTCGCGCGCGATGCGTTCCCGCGCCGCGTGCGCTTCGTCGCGGGCACGGACGTCTCGTTCGATCGCTTTGCGCCGACGCTCTTCGCCGCGGTCGTGGTGCTCGACGCGCGCACGCTCGCGGTGGTCGACGCCGCGTGCGCGGAGGTACCCGCGTCGTTCCCGTACGTGCCGGGCTTCCTCTCGTTCCGCGAGCTTCCGCCGCTGCTCGCCGCGTTCGCGAAGCTGCGCGTCGCGCCCGATCTCGTCGTGTGCGACGGCCATGGCCGCGCGCACCCGCGGCGCTTCGGCCTCGCGTGCCATCTCGGCGTCGCGCTCGATCTGCCGACGCTCGGCTGCGCGAAGTCGGTGCTCACAGGCGAGCACGCCGAGCCCGCGCGCGAGCGCGGCAGCTTCGCGCCGCTACGCGACGGCGGCCGCACGCTCGGCTCCGCGCTGCGCACGCGCGACGGCGTCGCGCCCGTGTACGTGAGCGTGGGGCACCGCGTCTCGCTCGCGACGGCGCGCCGCTGGCTGCTGCGCCTCGCGCCGACGCATCGCCTCAGCGAGCCGATTCGCGCTGCCCACGAAGCGAGCAATCGCGCGCGGCGTGGAGGCGTAGCATGA
- a CDS encoding protein-L-isoaspartate(D-aspartate) O-methyltransferase: protein MSAAAYGGDDRPAERERMVAEQIAARGVSDARVLAALRKVPRHRFMPEAVRDLAYEDRALPIENGQTISQPYIVAVMSEAARVKPGDRVLEVGTGSGYQAAVLAEMGADLDSIEIVPALADSAAKVLGEMGYARVRVHTGDGYRGLPERAPFDAILVTAAPDHVPQPLLDQLAIGGRLVIPVGASVQELRVIERTKDGTAQHSIFPVMFVPMTGEAQRGRE from the coding sequence ATGAGCGCGGCGGCGTACGGCGGCGACGACCGCCCCGCCGAGCGCGAGCGCATGGTCGCGGAGCAGATCGCGGCTCGCGGCGTCTCCGACGCGCGCGTGCTCGCGGCGCTGCGCAAGGTGCCGCGTCATCGCTTCATGCCCGAAGCGGTGCGCGACCTCGCGTACGAGGACCGCGCGCTGCCGATCGAGAATGGGCAGACGATCTCGCAGCCCTACATCGTGGCGGTGATGTCCGAGGCCGCGCGCGTGAAGCCGGGCGACCGCGTGCTCGAGGTCGGCACGGGCTCGGGCTATCAGGCCGCGGTGCTCGCGGAGATGGGCGCAGACCTCGACTCGATCGAGATCGTGCCCGCGCTCGCCGACTCCGCCGCGAAGGTGTTAGGCGAGATGGGCTACGCGCGCGTTCGGGTGCACACCGGCGACGGCTACCGCGGCCTGCCCGAGCGCGCGCCGTTCGACGCGATTCTCGTGACCGCCGCGCCTGATCACGTGCCGCAGCCGCTGCTCGATCAGCTCGCGATCGGCGGCCGGCTCGTGATCCCCGTCGGCGCGAGCGTGCAGGAGCTGCGCGTCATCGAGCGCACCAAGGACGGCACCGCGCAGCACTCGATCTTTCCCGTGATGTTCGTGCCGATGACGGGCGAGGCGCAGCGCGGGCGCGAGTGA
- a CDS encoding RNA pseudouridine synthase, whose translation MPQPCVAEPITQPRSPDAERFDPAVWKARWVPERELAWGAFLRDARERLGARAADLERALEHGGMHVSGRPIDPSAPPGTIPAGCWVAIYGFVREPEPVAFDAARILLDADGLVAVDKPPWLSMQRTRASFRASLEDQLQALLGDRTLFAVHRLDRQTSGVALFARGRERTAELGRAFRDRRVEKRYVACVSPPPHEDELAVRGFLGRVPHPSRFKFGLFAEPAEGRRESATHFRVTRRCARGALVTAAPETGRTHQLRVHLAAHGCPIAGDDLYGLAWAPGASHAAARVLLHAKSLALSLAGRSLVVDAPTPPDIREFALEGAG comes from the coding sequence ATGCCGCAGCCCTGCGTCGCCGAGCCGATCACGCAGCCGCGCTCGCCCGACGCCGAGCGCTTCGATCCCGCGGTGTGGAAGGCGCGCTGGGTGCCCGAGCGCGAGCTCGCGTGGGGCGCGTTTCTGCGCGATGCGCGCGAGCGACTGGGAGCTCGCGCGGCGGACCTCGAGCGCGCGCTGGAGCACGGCGGGATGCACGTGTCGGGGCGGCCGATCGATCCGAGCGCGCCACCCGGGACGATTCCGGCAGGCTGTTGGGTCGCGATCTACGGCTTCGTGCGCGAGCCGGAGCCCGTCGCGTTCGACGCGGCGCGCATCCTGCTCGACGCGGACGGCCTCGTCGCCGTCGACAAGCCGCCGTGGCTCTCGATGCAGCGCACGCGCGCGAGCTTTCGCGCCTCGCTCGAGGATCAGCTGCAAGCGTTGTTAGGGGATCGCACGCTGTTCGCGGTGCATCGCCTCGACCGCCAGACGAGCGGCGTCGCCCTGTTCGCGCGCGGGCGCGAGCGCACCGCGGAGCTCGGGCGCGCCTTCCGCGACCGCCGCGTCGAGAAGCGCTACGTGGCGTGCGTATCCCCGCCGCCGCACGAGGACGAGCTCGCGGTGCGCGGATTCCTCGGTCGCGTGCCCCATCCGTCGCGCTTCAAGTTCGGCCTGTTCGCCGAGCCTGCAGAGGGCCGGCGCGAGAGCGCGACACACTTTCGTGTCACGCGGCGCTGCGCGCGCGGCGCGCTCGTCACCGCCGCGCCCGAGACCGGGCGCACGCACCAGCTACGCGTGCACCTCGCCGCGCACGGCTGCCCGATTGCGGGCGATGACCTCTACGGCCTCGCATGGGCGCCCGGCGCATCCCACGCCGCGGCGCGCGTCCTCTTGCACGCGAAGTCGCTCGCGCTCTCGCTCGCGGGGCGCAGCCTCGTCGTGGACGCGCCGACACCGCCCGACATTCGCGAGTTTGCGCTGGAAGGTGCTGGCTGA
- a CDS encoding transcriptional repressor produces the protein MARANPNHKQIAIELAAHGLRATRQRVGVLEALRASNAHPTAASLHRALARKQPSLSLKTVYEVLGSLVGAGLAACVTDGGEPYRYEANSAPHYHARCRVCGALHDLPSSADSAIRAKANLPEGFALERISVVVLGRCARCENSV, from the coding sequence ATGGCGCGCGCGAACCCCAACCACAAGCAGATCGCGATCGAGCTCGCGGCGCACGGTCTGCGCGCAACGCGCCAGCGCGTCGGCGTGCTGGAGGCGCTGCGCGCATCGAATGCTCACCCCACCGCCGCGAGCTTGCATCGCGCGCTCGCGCGCAAGCAGCCGAGCCTCAGCTTGAAGACCGTGTACGAAGTGCTGGGCTCGCTCGTCGGCGCGGGGCTCGCCGCGTGCGTGACCGACGGCGGCGAGCCCTACCGCTACGAGGCGAACAGCGCGCCGCACTATCACGCGCGCTGCCGCGTGTGCGGCGCGCTGCACGATCTCCCGAGCAGCGCGGACTCCGCGATCCGCGCCAAGGCGAACCTGCCCGAAGGCTTCGCGCTCGAGCGCATCTCGGTCGTGGTGCTGGGGCGCTGCGCCCGCTGCGAAAACTCGGTCTGA
- a CDS encoding metallophosphoesterase, with protein sequence MTKKEIERAFAERTPEAEREIRALLNCDRRQFLRTSLKFAGMAAAASLIPDQSFQLVSAAYAETPGAEPTVKFRFAYISDAHLYAKGMTHRFAKSLVKAVEDINALDPQPDFVLFGGDLAQLGRKDELELGRQILKDVRAPLRMMVGEHDWYYDMGDEWRRMFGRDYYTFEHKGVQFVVLNSVVEKDFWTEKGYTPAERMAIVSGLDDNRQSPFEVGEEQRDWLARKLKRVPKQRPLVVFSHSPLYKLYKPWNFWTDDAEQVQAILSPFDSVSVIHGHTHQLLTNRIGNIHFHGMLSTAWPWPYAPQGLPEYTVQMSRSDPFNQLDGCGDGRVDVLTGGHVDKHYNLWAKSPRIVTAAQLAGDAVPGPRGYQGPSY encoded by the coding sequence ATGACGAAGAAGGAGATCGAGCGCGCGTTCGCGGAGCGCACGCCCGAGGCGGAGCGCGAGATTCGCGCGCTGCTGAACTGCGACCGCCGCCAGTTCCTGCGCACGTCGCTGAAGTTCGCGGGCATGGCGGCCGCGGCGAGCCTCATCCCCGACCAGAGCTTCCAGCTCGTGAGCGCTGCGTACGCGGAGACCCCGGGCGCGGAGCCGACGGTTAAGTTTCGCTTCGCGTACATCTCCGACGCGCACCTGTACGCGAAGGGCATGACGCACCGCTTCGCGAAGTCGCTCGTGAAGGCGGTCGAAGACATCAACGCGCTCGACCCGCAGCCGGACTTCGTGCTGTTCGGCGGCGATCTCGCGCAGCTCGGGCGCAAAGACGAGCTCGAGCTCGGGCGTCAGATCCTGAAGGACGTGCGCGCGCCGCTGCGCATGATGGTCGGCGAGCACGACTGGTACTACGACATGGGCGACGAGTGGCGCCGCATGTTCGGCCGCGACTACTACACGTTCGAGCACAAGGGCGTGCAGTTCGTCGTGCTCAACAGCGTCGTCGAGAAGGACTTCTGGACGGAGAAGGGCTACACGCCGGCCGAGCGCATGGCGATCGTGTCGGGCCTCGACGACAACCGGCAGAGCCCATTCGAGGTAGGCGAGGAGCAGCGCGACTGGCTTGCGCGCAAGCTGAAGCGCGTGCCGAAGCAGAGGCCGCTCGTCGTGTTCTCCCACTCACCGCTCTACAAGCTCTACAAGCCGTGGAACTTTTGGACCGACGACGCCGAGCAGGTGCAGGCGATCCTCTCGCCCTTCGATTCGGTCAGCGTGATTCACGGTCACACGCATCAGCTGCTCACGAACCGCATCGGCAACATCCACTTCCACGGCATGCTCTCGACCGCGTGGCCGTGGCCGTACGCACCGCAGGGCCTGCCCGAGTACACGGTGCAGATGTCGCGCTCGGATCCGTTCAATCAGCTCGACGGCTGCGGCGACGGCCGCGTCGACGTGCTCACGGGTGGCCACGTCGACAAGCACTACAACCTGTGGGCGAAGTCGCCGCGCATCGTCACCGCCGCGCAGCTCGCGGGCGACGCGGTGCCCGGCCCGCGCGGTTATCAGGGCCCTTCTTACTAG
- a CDS encoding alpha/beta hydrolase, which yields MNDSSLDSDERAAASYPGARLPDRRRTVKSFGVDLCVSEWGDERAPVIFCSHGGFDFTGTFDVFAPLLAAGGYRVVVWDQRGHGDSGHAPLYSWDADVRDLLTALDSTTREPAILLGHSKGGSISTYAIQAAPHRVRAFVNIDGMPSHRPPPDVADHERTKLLATELSGWLDHRRAAGDKVRRADTLGGLAERRARQNPRLSKAWLRYLVTRGARKDADGWRWKIDPVLRPGGFGPWRATWSMARLASLPVPLLGLLATESEPMGWETRASEVKPYLPRRAEVVEMKGVGHFIHIEQPERTAKLVLDFLRNLA from the coding sequence ATGAACGACTCGAGCCTCGACTCCGACGAACGCGCCGCCGCGAGCTACCCCGGCGCGCGCCTGCCCGACCGCCGCCGCACCGTGAAGTCGTTCGGCGTCGACTTGTGCGTCTCCGAGTGGGGCGACGAGCGCGCGCCCGTGATTTTCTGCTCGCACGGCGGCTTCGACTTCACCGGCACCTTCGACGTGTTCGCACCGCTGCTCGCCGCGGGCGGCTACCGCGTCGTCGTGTGGGATCAGCGCGGCCACGGCGACTCGGGCCATGCGCCGCTCTACTCGTGGGACGCCGACGTGCGCGATCTGCTCACGGCGCTCGATTCGACGACGCGCGAGCCCGCGATCTTGTTGGGGCACTCGAAGGGCGGATCGATCTCGACGTACGCGATCCAAGCCGCACCGCACCGCGTGCGCGCCTTCGTGAACATCGACGGCATGCCCTCGCACCGGCCGCCGCCCGACGTCGCCGATCACGAGCGCACGAAGCTGCTCGCGACCGAGTTATCAGGCTGGCTCGACCACCGCCGCGCGGCCGGCGACAAGGTGCGCCGCGCCGACACGCTCGGCGGCCTCGCCGAGCGCCGCGCGCGCCAGAACCCGCGCCTCTCGAAGGCGTGGCTCCGCTACCTCGTGACGCGCGGCGCGCGCAAGGACGCCGACGGCTGGCGCTGGAAGATCGATCCCGTGCTGCGCCCCGGCGGCTTCGGGCCGTGGCGCGCGACGTGGTCGATGGCGCGCCTCGCGAGCCTGCCCGTGCCGCTGCTCGGCCTGCTCGCGACCGAGAGCGAGCCGATGGGCTGGGAGACGCGCGCCAGCGAGGTGAAGCCGTACCTGCCGCGCCGCGCCGAAGTGGTGGAGATGAAGGGCGTTGGCCACTTCATCCACATCGAGCAACCCGAGCGGACCGCGAAGCTCGTGCTCGACTTCTTGCGGAACCTCGCGTGA
- a CDS encoding cytochrome-c peroxidase yields the protein MKRRAFTAISAAALALLALGANDALLPALPAGVFPPEIPADNALSAEKIALGQKLYFDTRLSTDGTVACATCHDPKHAFADGRGTKGSAGVGGAVGSKNAPTVLNAAFLATQFWDGRAANLEAQAVLPLINAIEHGFADHPAVVAKLSTLSDYGAPLEAAFGSREITIERVGQAIASFERTLIEVNAPIDRFLRGDASAISAEAQRGWELFNGKARCSTCHGYVEAIPLFTDDDFHNIGVGVTRVDFAVASRKAAAAGAAGASIDDLALGSEEMGELGRFLVTREERHLGAFKTPQLRNVAKTAPYMHGGSEATLASVIDYYDRGGNANPYLDGGMRPLALTADEKTDLVALLESFTSDDLERLAQVAPKN from the coding sequence ATGAAGCGGCGCGCATTCACGGCGATCTCGGCAGCGGCGCTCGCGCTGCTCGCGCTCGGCGCGAACGACGCACTGTTGCCCGCGCTTCCGGCCGGCGTGTTCCCGCCCGAGATCCCCGCAGACAACGCGCTCAGCGCGGAGAAAATCGCGCTCGGCCAGAAGCTCTACTTCGACACGCGCCTCTCGACCGACGGCACGGTCGCGTGCGCGACCTGTCACGATCCGAAGCACGCGTTCGCAGACGGGCGCGGCACGAAGGGCTCGGCCGGCGTCGGCGGCGCGGTCGGCTCGAAGAACGCGCCCACCGTGCTGAACGCCGCGTTCCTCGCGACGCAGTTCTGGGACGGCCGCGCCGCGAATCTCGAGGCGCAGGCGGTGCTGCCGCTGATCAACGCGATCGAGCACGGCTTCGCGGATCATCCGGCCGTCGTCGCGAAGCTGAGCACGCTGAGCGACTACGGCGCTCCCTTAGAGGCGGCGTTCGGCTCGCGCGAGATCACGATCGAACGCGTGGGGCAGGCGATCGCGAGCTTCGAGCGCACGCTGATCGAGGTGAACGCGCCGATCGATCGCTTTCTGCGCGGCGATGCGAGCGCGATCTCCGCCGAGGCGCAACGCGGCTGGGAGCTGTTCAACGGCAAGGCGCGCTGCAGCACGTGTCACGGCTACGTCGAAGCGATCCCGCTCTTCACTGACGACGACTTCCACAACATCGGCGTGGGCGTGACGCGCGTGGACTTCGCGGTCGCATCGCGCAAAGCCGCCGCGGCTGGCGCTGCGGGCGCCTCGATCGACGACCTCGCGCTCGGCAGCGAGGAAATGGGCGAGCTCGGGCGCTTCCTCGTGACGCGCGAAGAGCGGCACCTCGGGGCCTTCAAGACGCCGCAGCTGCGCAACGTCGCGAAGACGGCGCCGTACATGCACGGCGGCAGCGAGGCGACGCTCGCGAGCGTGATCGACTACTACGACCGCGGCGGCAACGCGAACCCGTACCTCGACGGCGGCATGCGTCCCTTGGCGCTGACGGCGGACGAAAAGACGGACCTCGTCGCGCTGCTCGAGAGCTTCACGAGCGACGACCTCGAGCGCCTCGCGCAGGTCGCACCGAAAAACTGA